In the genome of Streptomyces sp. Q6, the window CTTCTCCGACTCGTCCGCGCTGGCCGGTGCCGCGGTCCTGTTCTGGGGTCTCGGGGCCTCGCTCGGCTTCCCCGTCGCGCTCTCCGCCGCCGGTGACTCCGGTCCCAACGCGACGGCCCGGGTCAGCCTCGTGGCGATGATCGGCTACGTCGCGTTCCTCGTCGGACCGCCGAGCCTCGGCTTCCTCGGCGACCACTACGGGCTGCGCTCCGCCATGATCGTGGTCCTCGCCTTCACCACCGCGGCGATCTTCCTCGCGCCCGCCGTCGGCCGCCGCGCCGACCAGGTCACCCCCGCCGCACCGACGACGTCCGCCGTCGAGGAGCCCGTCAAGGAGTGCTGAGGCAGGGGTGTGTGCGGCCCGGTCGGCCGGGGTGTGTCGTGCACCGGCGGTCCATGGCGACCGGTGCCGCGCTGTGGGCCTTCGCCCCCGGCGCAGGGCTTCTCACGCTGACTCCCGGTTCGGCCTCGTCCGGTCCGTCGTCGTCATCGGCCTCCGGCTCGCGCTCGGCGACCGACGGCCCGCTCCCTCCCGTACGACGCGGCGGCCACCACCACGGACCCCGTCCCGACCATGGTCCCGGGCCACATACCGGCCGGGCGCTCCCGAGGCGAAGGTGGAGGGCACCGGGCAGGTCATCGGGCCGAGCCGAGCGGAGAGGGAGCGAGAAGACATGGACAAGGTGGTGGATTCGGCCGCGGTCGCCGTGGCCGACATCCCGGACGGGGCGACGCTCGCCGTCGGGGGGTTCGGGCTGTGCGGGATCCCGTCGACACTGATCGCCGCGCTGACCCGCACCGAACGGTCGGGGCTGCGGGTGGTGTCCAACAACTGCGGTGTGGACGACTGGGGTCTCGGCCTGCTCCTCGCGGCCGGCCGGATCGCCCGGATGACGTCGTCGTACGTGGGGGAGAACAAGGAGTTCGCGCGGCAGTACCTCTCCGGCGAACTGGAGGTGGAACTCACCCCGCAGGGCACGCTCGCCGAGCGGTTGCGCGCCGGGGGCAGCGGCATCCCCGCCTTCTTCACCCCGGCGGGCGTGGGCACCCAGGTCGAGGAGGGCGGCCTCCCGTGGCGGTACGCCGCCGACGGCAGCGTCGCCGTGGCCTCACCGCCCAAGGAGGTACGGGAGTTCGCCGGCCGCCGGTACCTGATGGAGGAGTCCATCACCGCCGACTTCGCGCTGGTCCGCGCCGAGGTCGCCGACCGGCACGGCAAC includes:
- a CDS encoding CoA transferase subunit A — translated: MDKVVDSAAVAVADIPDGATLAVGGFGLCGIPSTLIAALTRTERSGLRVVSNNCGVDDWGLGLLLAAGRIARMTSSYVGENKEFARQYLSGELEVELTPQGTLAERLRAGGSGIPAFFTPAGVGTQVEEGGLPWRYAADGSVAVASPPKEVREFAGRRYLMEESITADFALVRAEVADRHGNCVFHSAARNFNPLAAMAGRTTLVEAERIVEAGELDPDAVHLPGVYVDRIVAADPTDKRVERRTVRPAAQEV